In the Clostridium sporogenes genome, one interval contains:
- a CDS encoding CoA pyrophosphatase — protein sequence MNKELIDRVYEKFQDRKAKPIGEFKRSSVMILLNKVGENINIIFEVRALTLKNQPGDVCLPGGKIEKGESPLEAALRETVEELNIDKEKIKIMGQMDYFISPYNFFMHPFVAMVEDAVMVPNKEEVDHIFEVPIEFFLENSPTCYEVDIVPSIKGDFPFSLIKNGKNYKFGKGTIPEYFYQYEGKVIWGFTALIVKNFIDIIKDEKN from the coding sequence ATGAATAAAGAATTAATAGATAGAGTATATGAAAAATTTCAAGATAGAAAAGCAAAGCCTATAGGTGAATTTAAAAGAAGTTCAGTAATGATATTATTAAATAAAGTAGGAGAAAATATTAATATAATATTTGAAGTAAGAGCATTAACTTTAAAAAATCAACCAGGAGATGTTTGTCTGCCAGGTGGAAAAATAGAAAAAGGAGAAAGTCCATTAGAAGCAGCTTTAAGGGAAACTGTTGAAGAACTTAATATAGATAAGGAAAAAATTAAAATAATGGGACAAATGGATTATTTTATTAGTCCTTATAATTTTTTTATGCATCCTTTTGTTGCAATGGTGGAAGATGCAGTTATGGTACCTAATAAAGAGGAAGTGGATCATATATTTGAAGTTCCTATAGAATTTTTCTTAGAAAATTCACCTACTTGTTATGAAGTAGATATAGTACCTAGTATAAAAGGAGATTTCCCTTTTTCACTTATAAAGAATGGTAAAAATTATAAATTCGGTAAAGGAACTATTCCAGAATATTTTTACCAATATGAAGGAAAGGTTATATGGGGATTTACAGCACTTATTGTAAAGAATTTCATAGATATAATTAAAGATGAAAAAAATTAA
- a CDS encoding D-alanyl-D-alanine carboxypeptidase — protein MRKRKMTLTSLLIFIFIFTSNVFAAGNSNNPIPTIYGKTAMTIDVKTGEIIYAKNIDKRMYPASTTKYLTALLLAENKNKNDDIPYTATAKSQPQYSLNINLHPINIGETIKAQDVMDGLLLFSGNDVAYMIADTLAGNSKNFENMMNKKIQALNLKNTHYVTPNGLHNPNHYTTAYDLSVISRAALKNTWVYQSSHKKESSIVTSKGTKMNVENSNKLLGKDGCVAGKTGYTDAAGRCLVTLFNRNGREILGIVMGSVYDAKDSFVFEDMKKIIDWSYNEKPSTLYKKDSSLKTETITYKPLKFIGPSVNVDVPVILKEDVTYYKNEVNDKETSKAINVVNTSYAALSGKESMGSLTVKEREYQKKYELYSGLSKQEIMRKNIPFYAVSIILVLVIISIILLITKFIKNKMNKKNKSKYWY, from the coding sequence ATGAGAAAAAGAAAAATGACTTTAACTTCACTATTAATTTTTATTTTCATCTTTACATCTAATGTATTTGCCGCAGGAAATTCAAATAATCCTATTCCTACTATTTACGGCAAAACAGCTATGACTATAGATGTTAAAACTGGAGAAATAATATATGCGAAAAATATTGACAAGCGTATGTACCCCGCTAGTACTACAAAATATTTGACAGCCCTTTTACTAGCTGAAAATAAAAATAAAAATGATGACATACCTTATACAGCTACTGCTAAAAGTCAACCACAATATTCTCTAAATATAAACCTTCACCCTATAAATATAGGGGAAACTATAAAAGCTCAGGATGTTATGGACGGATTATTACTTTTTTCTGGTAATGATGTAGCTTACATGATAGCAGATACATTAGCTGGTAATAGTAAAAACTTTGAAAATATGATGAACAAAAAAATTCAAGCATTAAATTTAAAAAACACTCATTATGTAACTCCTAATGGATTACATAATCCTAATCATTATACTACCGCTTATGATTTAAGTGTAATCAGTAGAGCAGCCTTAAAAAATACTTGGGTTTATCAATCTTCTCACAAAAAAGAAAGCTCTATAGTAACTTCTAAAGGCACAAAAATGAATGTAGAAAATAGTAATAAGCTTTTAGGGAAAGATGGATGCGTCGCAGGTAAAACAGGTTATACTGATGCCGCAGGTAGATGTTTAGTAACCTTATTTAATAGAAATGGTAGAGAAATACTTGGTATAGTTATGGGATCTGTATATGATGCTAAAGATTCTTTTGTTTTTGAGGATATGAAAAAAATTATAGATTGGAGTTATAATGAAAAACCATCCACTCTATATAAAAAAGATTCTAGTCTAAAAACAGAAACAATAACTTATAAACCTTTGAAATTTATAGGACCTTCTGTAAATGTAGATGTGCCTGTAATTTTAAAAGAAGATGTTACTTACTATAAAAATGAAGTAAATGATAAAGAAACTAGTAAAGCAATTAACGTAGTTAATACTTCATATGCTGCTCTTTCTGGCAAGGAAAGTATGGGATCCCTAACTGTAAAAGAAAGAGAATATCAAAAAAAATATGAACTATATTCTGGTTTATCTAAACAAGAAATAATGAGAAAAAATATACCTTTTTATGCAGTTTCTATAATTTTAGTATTAGTTATAATTAGCATAATATTATTAATAACTAAATTTATTAAAAATAAAATGAATAAAAAAAATAAAAGTAAATACTGGTATTAA